A DNA window from Vigna angularis cultivar LongXiaoDou No.4 chromosome 1, ASM1680809v1, whole genome shotgun sequence contains the following coding sequences:
- the LOC128195239 gene encoding uncharacterized protein LOC128195239, producing the protein MAPRLPPPPQPTEPDASNNARLLETLIDRLQQQNTTLMEQNATLMQQNQNAMQSLEASRANSETTQRQLMEILAATRGTSGASSSNAAQPAAEWSLESFLQHHPAKFNGKGLPDEADQWLRDMEKIFNAKRCPDENRLAYAEYLLTGEANHWWASARAILADAHQPITWEVFRSKFYEEYFPDSVRFAKEVELLQLVQGGMSVSEYTNKFKHLVRFNTMATSGEWQCRKFENGLRSDLKVLISSLCIRTFPAMVEKAKVLEKNMTEAERQKKQQQVSRGPIVSRGGTVPRRTPYTRPSQPSSTSSSQALVPAGQAGQYGNVTCFQCGGPHYRSSCPQLVGGKYCNRCGRNGHLANECNVSGRAVMRPPNAGRNRQRRGGRAQAVGRVYAITGAEAAGSGTLVISTCLVYGKSCCVLFDSGATHSFISKACVGKLGLEVSEMQFDLVVSTPATREVRTSTMCVQCPIEVEERKYKVNLICLPLQGLEVILGMDWLATNHILLDCGKKELIFPNEEDEELTVTLGQLKEDIMESASCFLIMTHEDQELGGLRQERTFVVDSNERMVLDEFPDVFPEEIPGLPPTREVEFTIDLVTTAAPISVQPYRMAPAELVELKKQIEELMDKQFIRPSVSPWGAPVLLVKKKDGSSRLCIDYRQLNKLTIKNKYPLPRIDDLLDQLHGATVFSKIDLRSGYHQIRVREDDIQKTAFRSRYGHYEYVVMPFGVTNAPAVFMDYMNRIFRPYLDRFVVVFIDDILIYSKTQDEHEEHLRAVLLVLREKELYAKLSKCEFWMKEVQFFGHVVSVGGISVDPAKVRAVLDWESPRSVTEVRSFVGLAGYYRRFIEGFARIVAPLTQLTRKDRPFAWTDLCEERFQELKVKLTSAPVLIIPDTSKPFEVYCDASHQGLGFFSDHKSLKYLFDQKELNMRQRRWLEFLKDYEFELLYHLGKANVVADALSRKVVHVSSMMMRERSLVESFRDLRLQFELEPSSIKCCNLRISSDVFDRIKMKQREDEELVKILSALGTDQAKWFNTGTDGMLRYMGRTCVPNDGELKRIILEDGGIPKTWRITSTVGNSRMEVG; encoded by the exons atggcacctagactccctcctccgCCTCAACCTACTGAACCGGATGCGTCtaacaacgctaggttgttggaaacGTTGATCGACCGACTGCAGCAACAGAATACGACCTTGATGGAGCAGAATGCAACTCTGATGCAGCAGAATCAGAATGCcatgcagagtttggaggcTTCACGTGCCAACTCGGAAACGACTCAGCGTCAGTTGATGGAAATCCTGGCGGCAACCAGAGGAACGtcgggagcttcctcttccaACGCTGCCCAGCCTGCTGCtgagtggagtttggagagttttctccaGCATCATCCGGCTAAGTTTAATGGTAAGGGCCTCCCTGACGAGGCAGACCAGTGGCTCAGGGACATGGAAAAGATTTTCAACGCCAAGAGATGTCCGGATGAAAACAGGTTGGCGTACGCGGAATATTTATTGACTGGAGAGGCGAACCACTGGTGGGCGAGCGCGAGGGCTATCTTGGCGGATGCGCACCAACCGATCACTTGGGAAGTCTTCAGAAGCAAGTTTTACGAAGAATACTTCCCCGACAGCGTCCGTTTTGCCAAGGAGGTTGAACTTCTGCAACTCGTCCAAGGTGGAATGTCCGTTTCTGAGTATACGAACAAGTTCAAACACTTGGTTCGTTTCAATACGATGGCCACCAGTGGAGAGTGGCAGTGCAGGAAGTTTGAGAACGGACTGCGGAGCGACTTGAAGGTTTTAATCTCCAGCCTTTGTATACGAACGTTTCCTGCCATGGTCGAGAAAGCCAAAGTGTTGGAGAAGAATATGACGGAAGCTGAAAGACAGAAGAAACAGCAACAAGTGAGTAGGGGACCTATAGTGTCCCGGGGAGGTACCGTTCCGAGAAGGACACCTTACACTCGTCCTAGTCAGCCATCTAGCACGAGCAGTTCTCAAGCTTTAGTTCCTGCTGGACAAGCTGGGCAGTACGGGAACGTTACTTGTTtccagtgtggaggaccacactacCGTTCGTCATGTCCTCAGTTGGTGGGAGGAAAATACTGTAACCGGTGTGGACGAAATGGGCACTTGGCGAACGAGTGCAACGTGAGTGGGCGAGCGGTGATGAGACCACCGAACGCTGGAAGGAATCGGCAAAGGAGAGGTGGACGAGCCCAAGCTGTTGGGCGTGTGTATGCGATAACTGGAGCGGAGGCGGCTGGCTCAGGTACACTCGTCATCAGTACATGCTTAGTATATGGTAAATCTTGTTGCGTGCTGTTTGATTCGGGAGCaacacattccttcatctcgaaggcgtgcgttggcAAACTGGGATTAGAGGTGAGTGAGATGCAGTTCGATCTGGTGGTGTCTACCCCAGCGACTAGAgaggttaggacgtccactATGTGCGTCCAATGTCCTATAGAAGTAGAAGAGCGCAAGTATAAAGTAAACCTCATCTGCCTACCTCTTCAAGGGTTGGAggtgattttaggaatggattggttggctaccaATCACATTCtcttagattgtgggaagaaGGAGTTGATATTTCCgaatgaagaggatgaagaatTAACGGTAACGCTCGGTCAGTTAAAGGAGGATATAATGGAAAGTGCGAGCTGTTTCCTAATCATGACGCATGAAGACCAAGAGCTTGGAGGTTTGAGgcaagaacgaacgttcgttgttGACAGCAACGAGCGAATGGTTTTGGATGAGTTTCCGGACGTCTTCCCTGAAGAAATACCTGGACTACCTCCGACTCGTGAAGTTGAATTCACCATTGATTTGGTGACGACAGCTGCACCCATCTCTGTTCAACCGTACCGTATGGCGCCTGCAGAGTTGGTTGAACTTAAGAAGCAGATAGAAGAACTGATGGACAAGCAATTCATCAGGCCGAGCgtatcaccttggggagcgcctgtgCTCTTAGTGAAAAAGAAGGATGGGAGCTCTCGGTTATGTATAGACTACCGGCAATtgaacaagctgaccatcaaaAATAAGTACCCGTTGCCAAGGATAGACGATTTGTTGGATCAACTACATGGGGCAACGGTATTTTCAAAGATTGACTTGCGTTCGGGATATCACCAGATTAGGGTGAGGGAGgacgacatccagaagacagcgTTCAGGTCTCGttatggacactacgagtatgtagtgatgccatttggAGTGACGAACGCTCCTGCAGTgttcatggattatatgaatcgTATCTTCAGGCCGTACCTGGACAGGTTCGTAGTCGTtttcatagatgatattctcatctactccaagaCGCAAGACGAACACGAAGAACACTTGAGGGCAGTACTATTAGTGTTGAGGGAGAAGGAATTATATGCAAAGTTGtccaagtgtgaattttggatgaaggaggTACAGTTTTTTGGGCATGTAGTGTCGGTTGGAGGTATTTCAGTGGATCCTGCTAAGGTACGAGCGGTTTTGGACTGGGAGAGTCCTCGTTCAGTCACTGAGGTTCGTAGTTTTGTGGGgctcgcgggctactataggcgtttTATCGAGGGGTTTGCTAGAATAGTAGCTCCGCTTACTCAGTTGACCAGGAAGGATCGACCGTTCGCCTGGACTGATCTGTGTGAGGAGCGTTTCCAGGAGCTAAAAGTgaaattgacgagcgctccagtgttGATCATACCTGACACGTCCAAGCCCTTTGAAGTATACTGCGACGCGTCTCATCAAGGGTTGGGCT tcttcagtgatcacaagagcctcAAGTACTTATTTGACCAGAAGGAGCTGAATATGAGGCAGAGGCGTTGGTTGGAGTTTTTGAAAGACTATGAGTTTGAGCTACTCTATCATCTCGGAAAGGCGAACGTGGTGGCGGACGCTTTAAGTAGGAAGGTGGTGCATGTGTCGTCCATGATGATGCGCGAGCGGAGCTTAGTGGAGAGCttcagagatctaaggttacagtttGAGTTAGAACCGAGCAGCATCAAgtgctgtaaccttagaatatctaGCGATGTGTTTGACCGGATTAAGATGAAGCAACGTGAGGACGAAGAGCTAGTGAAGATCTTAAGcgcgctcggtacggatcaAGCTAAATGGTTCAATACGGGAACGGACGGCATGTTGCGTTACATGGGTAGAACGTGCGTtccgaatgatggcgagctgaagagaATTATTCTGGAGGATG GCGGAATACCAAAGACCTGGCGGATTACTTCAACAGTTGgaaattcccgaatggaagtgggatag